In Vigna unguiculata cultivar IT97K-499-35 chromosome 3, ASM411807v1, whole genome shotgun sequence, a single genomic region encodes these proteins:
- the LOC114177389 gene encoding L-ascorbate oxidase homolog: MGRVSSLVIGLMACLMAASVHGEDPYVFYTWNVTYGTVAPLGVEQQGILINGLFPGPEINCTSNNNIVVNVFNFLDEPLLFTWNGIQHRKNSWQDGTLGAQCPILPGTNYTYHFQVKDQIGSYFYYPSIGMHRAVGGFGGLRIYSRLLIPVPYADPADEFWVLIGDWYGKTHQTLRQFLDSGRSIGRPSGVHINGKNGGLEPAYTMEPGKTYKYRICNVGTKNSLNFRIQGHPLKLVEMEGSHVVQNIYNSLDVHVGQCFSVLVTADQEPKDYYMVASTRFTKKTLGATRIIRYSNGVAPASPELPPSPEGWAWSLNQFRSFRWNLTASAARPNPQGSYHYGQINITRTIKLVNTLSRSGGKLRYGLNGVSHLDNETPFKLAEYYGVSDKVFQYNLISDDPNSLIGDLTLASNVITANFRDFIEVIFENPTKVPQSYNLDGYSFFAVAIEPGKWSPEKRKNYNLLDAVSRHTIQVFPKSWAAIMLTFDNAGMWNLRSELGENRYLGQQLYVSVLSPNRSLRDEYNLPDTQLLCGIVKDMPKPPPYSS; the protein is encoded by the coding sequence atgggaaggGTATCAAGTTTGGTGATTGGTTTGATGGCATGCCTGATGGCAGCATCAGTGCATGGGGAAGACCCTTACGTCTTCTACACCTGGAACGTCACCTACGGCACTGTTGCACCATTGGGTGTGGAACAACAGGGCATCCTCATCAACGGCCTGTTCCCAGGGCCAGAAATCAACTGCACCAGCAACAACAACATTGTCGTAAACGTCTTTAACTTCCTCGACGAGCCCCTCCTCTTCACCTGGAACGGTATCCAACACAGGAAGAACTCATGGCAAGATGGCACCTTGGGAGCCCAATGCCCCATCCTCCCAGGTACCAACTACACCTACCACTTCCAAGTTAAGGACCAGATCGGCAGCTACTTCTACTACCCCTCCATCGGCATGCACCGCGCCGTCGGAGGCTTCGGTGGTTTGAGGATCTACAGCCGCCTTTTGATCCCAGTGCCTTATGCTGACCCCGCCGACGAGTTCTGGGTCCTCATCGGTGACTGGTACGGCAAGACCCACCAGACCCTCAGGCAATTCTTGGACAGTGGACGTAGCATTGGCAGGCCCAGCGGAGTCCATATCAACGGCAAGAACGGTGGTCTTGAGCCCGCTTACACCATGGAGCCCGGCAAGACTTACAAATACAGAATCTGCAATGTGGGGACCAAGAACTCCCTCAACTTCAGAATCCAAGGCCATCCCTTGAAGCTCGTCGAGATGGAAGGCTCACACGTTGTTCAGAACATCTACAACTCCCTCGACGTTCACGTTGGACAGTGCTTCTCTGTCCTCGTAACCGCCGACCAGGAGCCCAAGGACTACTACATGGTCGCCTCCACTCGCTTCACCAAGAAGACCCTCGGCGCCACCCGCATCATCCGTTACTCCAACGGTGTCGCTCCCGCCTCCCCTGAGCTTCCCCCATCACCCGAAGGCTGGGCTTGGTCTCTCAATCAGTTCCGCTCCTTCCGTTGGAACCTAACCGCTAGCGCCGCCAGGCCCAACCCTCAGGGCTCTTACCACTACGGCCAGATCAATATCACTCGCACCATCAAGCTCGTTAACACCCTCAGCAGGTCTGGTGGAAAACTCCGCTACGGACTCAATGGTGTCTCCCACCTTGACAACGAAACCCCATTCAAACTTGCTGAGTACTACGGTGTAAGCGACAAGGTTTTCCAGTACAACCTCATCTCCGACGACCCCAATTCTCTCATCGGCGACCTCACCCTTGCTTCTAACGTCATCACCGCCAACTTCCGTGACTTCATCGAAGTCATCTTCGAGAACCCCACAAAGGTTCCCCAGTCTTACAACTTGGATGGCTACTCTTTCTTTGCCGTCGCCATTGAGCCAGGGAAGTGGTCACCGGAGAAGAGGAAGAACTACAATCTTCTGGATGCTGTGAGCAGACACACCATTCAGGTGTTCCCCAAGTCCTGGGCTGCTATCATGTTGACATTCGACAACGCTGGTATGTGGAACTTGAGGTCGGAGCTTGGCGAGAATCGTTACCTTGGACAGCAGTTGTACGTTAGTGTTTTGTCTCCAAACAGGTCCCTCAGGGATGAGTACAACCTTCCAGATACCCAGCTTCTTTGCGGCATAGTCAAGGATATGCCTAAGCCACCACCTTACTCTTCCTAA